A section of the Primulina eburnea isolate SZY01 chromosome 1, ASM2296580v1, whole genome shotgun sequence genome encodes:
- the LOC140818713 gene encoding uncharacterized protein, which produces MDSDNSGSLQSSSGGDEEYESRAATEDSISAFMNIHPTVTVPHAGLLPSSTLFDPISGYPDPTPPSLLHPSMSWPRSDPISAYSTAFMSSPFQVDSSGFAAHHVPPAAAARNPKKRSRASRRAPTTVLTTDTTNFRAMVQEFTGIPAPPFNSPLSRNRLDLSALPPSYLRRPFPQKVHSTPSFPISAPSSSPLLTEPSSTITSPSIQLPFPQSSNLYNISNPVLSSLLQSNAKFPFSGSFLHGIKPLEFPSNDHSCNIKMGSLDEFGAGLGHGNHVSSLQNLISSNQNAPRNDRNKASSPADGNDHQDQTGLVNGDYGSFPGNSNINYSDSPSNLQPEKGTENVTTRSEGMMEPWICSSE; this is translated from the coding sequence ATGGATTCGGACAACAGTGGGAGCCTGCAGTCTTCAAGCGGTGGAGATGAAGAGTACGAGTCACGCGCCGCCACGGAAGACTCCATCTCCGCCTTCATGAACATTCATCCTACAGTAACAGTTCCCCACGCTGGCCTCCTACCCAGCTCAACGTTGTTCGACCCGATTTCCGGCTACCCGGACCCCACCCCGCCGTCTCTTCTACATCCAAGCATGTCCTGGCCAAGATCTGACCCGATTTCCGCCTACTCCACCGCCTTCATGAGCTCTCCTTTCCAGGTGGACAGCTCCGGCTTCGCAGCACATCATGTGCCTCCGGCGGCGGCGGCGCGTAATCCTAAGAAGAGATCGAGAGCCTCGAGGCGGGCTCCTACCACCGTGCTGACCACAGACACCACCAATTTCAGAGCCATGGTCCAAGAATTCACCGGGATCCCAGCACCGCCGTTTAACAGTCCACTTTCAAGAAACAGACTCGATCTTTCAGCCCTTCCGCCGTCATATCTCCGCCGTCCCTTCCCTCAGAAAGTCCACTCAACGCCTTCCTTCCCTATTTCTGCTCCATCTTCCTCCCCACTGTTGACTGAACCTTCATCCACCATCACCTCACCTTCAATCCAACTACCATTTCCACAATCTTCAAATCTTTACAACATTTCGAACCCCGTTCTAAGTTCTCTCCTCCAATCCAACGCCAAATTTCCCTTCTCCGGTTCCTTTCTCCATGGCATAAAACCTCTCGAATTCCCATCAAATGATCATAGCTGTAACATCAAAATGGGAAGCTTGGATGAATTTGGTGCAGGTTTAGGCCATGGAAATCACGTATCCTCCCTCCAAAATCTCATCTCCTCCAATCAAAATGCGCCAAGAAATGATCGGAACAAAGCGTCGAGTCCAGCTGACGGTAATGATCATCAAGATCAAACGGGACTTGTCAATGGAGACTACGGATCATTTCCAGGGAATTCGAACATAAACTACTCTGATTCTCCGTCGAATCTTCAACCCGAAAAGGGTACGGAGAACGTTACAACGAGAAGCGAAGGTATGATGGAACCATGGATTTGTTCATCTGAGTAG
- the LOC140837090 gene encoding protein FAR1-RELATED SEQUENCE 5-like, which yields MDQYSGDEQSYIPQVGDDQKPQIGMRFDSLEDAFSFYNQYARESGFSARMSNTKKSKKTNEIVWKKFVCFKEGHTDDIRWSKQTKKDQPRKERARGETRTGCLSKISVVKEQTGPGWVVSTFVESHNHSLSTPSKVHLLRSHRGISASKKMLSQQFAEANVPTCQQMRLFEIESGGPEHVGFIERDIRNYEQSVRDEHKGIDAETLVDFFESEKEKNSLFFFDYETDSDNRFTRCFWTDHVSRRAYTAFGDVVVFDTTYNTNKYGMIFAPFVGVNHHHQTILFCCGLLSDEKTDSFVWLLNKFLEAMCQGAPNLIITDQDPALTKAISQVFPRTTHRYCLWHILNKFSEKLNPMTFRDHYESIRNAILHSSTDEEFESSWEAAMSNANLEQHDWLSLMFDLRHKWVPAYFNHVFSAGMSSSQRSESSHAFFKRYISSKN from the coding sequence ATGGATCAATATAGTGGAGATGAACAATCGTACATCCCCCAAGTCGGTGATGATCAGAAACCCCAGATTGGTATGAGATTTGATTCGttagaggatgcattctcattCTACAACCAATATGCCCGAGAATCCGGTTTTAGCGCGAGAATGAGTAATACCAAGAAAAgtaagaaaacaaacgaaattgTATGGAAGAAATTTGTATGCTTTAAAGAAGGGCATACAGATGATATTCGATGGAGCAAACAGACAAAAAAAGATCAACCAAGAAAAGAAAGAGCCCGTGGTGAGACTAGAACCGGATGTTTGTCCAAGATTTCAGTTGTCAAGGAACAAACAGGTCCGGGTTGGGTTGTCAGTACTTTCGTTGAAAGTCATAATCATTCATTATCGACTCCGTCGAAGGTGCATTTGTTACGCTCGCATCGCGGTATTTCTGCATCAAAAAAAATGTTGAGTCAACAATTTGCAGAAGCCAATGTGCCGACTTGTCAACAAATGAGATTATTTGAGATAGAGTCTGGTGGGCCTGAACATGTAGGTTTCATAGAAAGAGATATCAGAAACTACGAGCAAAGTGTTAGGGATGAGCATAAGGGTATTGATGCAGAAACATTGGTCGATTTCTTCGAATCTGAGAAAGAGAAGAATTCATTGTTCTTTTTTGATTATGAGACTGACTCGGACAACAGATTTACCAGGTGTTTTTGGACTGATCATGTGTCAAGAAGGGCATACACTGCTTTTGGTGACGTGGTTGTGTTTGATACTACATACAACACCAACAAATATGGGATGATTTTCGCACCATTTGTAGGagttaatcatcatcatcagaccattcttttttgttgtggatTGTTGAGTGACGAAAAAACAGATTCTTTTGTTTGGTTGCTTAATAAATTCCTAGAAGCCATGTGTCAAGGTGCCCCAAACTTGATTATCACTGACCAAGATCCGGCTCTGACGAAAGCCATATCACAAGTTTTTCCTCGAACAACACATCGATATTGTTTGTGGCATATACTGAACAAATTCTCTGAGAAATTAAACCCAATGACTTTCCGTGATCACTACGAAAGCATAAGGAATGCCATTCTACATTCCTCCACAGATGAGGAATTTGAGAGTTCCTGGGAAGCTGCTATGTCTAATGCTAACTTGGAACAACATGATTGGCTGTCGTTGATGTTTGATTTGCGACATAAATGGGTGCcagcatattttaatcatgtatTTTCTGCGGGTATGTCAAGTAGTCAGCGGTCCGAAAGTTCACATGCTTTTTTCAAGAGATATATATCTAGCAAGAATTAG
- the LOC140818781 gene encoding uncharacterized protein isoform X1: MGSRLGRRVVNFANIPIKLLMPSSFSNISEIALKTIPSVSKIEIKRVLESLYGFEVEKVETLNMLGKKKKRGGLLIARPDYKKAYVTLKNPLSISPDLFPIKVIEEERRNMNKQSKSSIVEDPEAVKKSHWLDERKDNGMSNRGRKAGNRRNACRDTRPAVASSDAKFPWSSMKPFGRKCITLCES, translated from the exons ATGGGAAGTAGATTGGGCAGAAGAGTGGTGAACTTTGCCAACATACCCATAAAACTCCTCATGCCTTCGTCTTTTTCCAACATTTCCGAAATCGCTCTCAAAACCATCCCCTCTGTTTCCAAG ATCGAGATTAAGAGGGTTTTGGAATCTCTGTACGGATTCGAAGTGGAGAAAGTGGAAACACTTAATATGCTCGGGAAGAAGAAGAAGCGGGGCGGATTGTTGATCGCCAGGCCCGATTACAAGAAAGCTTACGTCACCCTGAAGAACCCGTTATCTATAAGTCCGGATCTTTTCCCGATCAAGGTGATCGAGGAGGAGAGAAGGAATATGAACAAGCAGTCGAAATCGAGCATTGTGGAGGATCCGGAAGCTGTGAAGAAGTCGCATTGGCTCGACGAGAGGAAGGATAACGGGATGTCTAATAGGGGTAGGAAAGCAGGGAACCGACGCAATGCCTGCCGCGATACTCGGCCGGCTGTCGCTAGCTCAGATGCAAAGTTTCCATGGAGCAGCATGAAGCCATTTGGAAG GAAATGTATTACTTTATGTGAAAGCTAG
- the LOC140818781 gene encoding uncharacterized protein isoform X2, translating into MGSRLGRRVVNFANIPIKLLMPSSFSNISEIALKTIPSVSKIEIKRVLESLYGFEVEKVETLNMLGKKKKRGGLLIARPDYKKAYVTLKNPLSISPDLFPIKVIEEERRNMNKQSKSSIVEDPEAVKKSHWLDERKDNGMSNRGRKAGNRRNACRDTRPAVASSDAKFPWSSMKPFGR; encoded by the exons ATGGGAAGTAGATTGGGCAGAAGAGTGGTGAACTTTGCCAACATACCCATAAAACTCCTCATGCCTTCGTCTTTTTCCAACATTTCCGAAATCGCTCTCAAAACCATCCCCTCTGTTTCCAAG ATCGAGATTAAGAGGGTTTTGGAATCTCTGTACGGATTCGAAGTGGAGAAAGTGGAAACACTTAATATGCTCGGGAAGAAGAAGAAGCGGGGCGGATTGTTGATCGCCAGGCCCGATTACAAGAAAGCTTACGTCACCCTGAAGAACCCGTTATCTATAAGTCCGGATCTTTTCCCGATCAAGGTGATCGAGGAGGAGAGAAGGAATATGAACAAGCAGTCGAAATCGAGCATTGTGGAGGATCCGGAAGCTGTGAAGAAGTCGCATTGGCTCGACGAGAGGAAGGATAACGGGATGTCTAATAGGGGTAGGAAAGCAGGGAACCGACGCAATGCCTGCCGCGATACTCGGCCGGCTGTCGCTAGCTCAGATGCAAAGTTTCCATGGAGCAGCATGAAGCCATTTGGAAG GTAA
- the LOC140818781 gene encoding uncharacterized protein isoform X3, translating to MGSRLGRRVVNFANIPIKLLMPSSFSNISEIALKTIPSVSKIEIKRVLESLYGFEVEKVETLNMLGKKKKRGGLLIARPDYKKAYVTLKNPLSISPDLFPIKVIEEERRNMNKQSKSSIVEDPEAVKKSHWLDERKDNGMSNRGRKAGNRRNACRDTRPAVASSDAKFPWSSMKPFGR from the exons ATGGGAAGTAGATTGGGCAGAAGAGTGGTGAACTTTGCCAACATACCCATAAAACTCCTCATGCCTTCGTCTTTTTCCAACATTTCCGAAATCGCTCTCAAAACCATCCCCTCTGTTTCCAAG ATCGAGATTAAGAGGGTTTTGGAATCTCTGTACGGATTCGAAGTGGAGAAAGTGGAAACACTTAATATGCTCGGGAAGAAGAAGAAGCGGGGCGGATTGTTGATCGCCAGGCCCGATTACAAGAAAGCTTACGTCACCCTGAAGAACCCGTTATCTATAAGTCCGGATCTTTTCCCGATCAAGGTGATCGAGGAGGAGAGAAGGAATATGAACAAGCAGTCGAAATCGAGCATTGTGGAGGATCCGGAAGCTGTGAAGAAGTCGCATTGGCTCGACGAGAGGAAGGATAACGGGATGTCTAATAGGGGTAGGAAAGCAGGGAACCGACGCAATGCCTGCCGCGATACTCGGCCGGCTGTCGCTAGCTCAGATGCAAAGTTTCCATGGAGCAGCATGAAGCCATTTGGAAGGTAA